The Ignavibacteriota bacterium DNA segment TACGAATTTTAATCGGGCTTTCAAGCTGACTAGTAGCTTTTTGGAATTTTAAGTGTGCTAAATTTTCTTCTTCTTCAAGAATGCGTTTTGCCAATTCTACTTCGGCCATTCCGC contains these protein-coding regions:
- the rpmC gene encoding 50S ribosomal protein L29; amino-acid sequence: MKVTEMRGMAEVELAKRILEEEENLAHLKFQKATSQLESPIKIRTTRRTIARMRTVLQELQTKMAATAKTQEKKNA